From one Suicoccus acidiformans genomic stretch:
- a CDS encoding Cof-type HAD-IIB family hydrolase has product MKRHLIAIDLDGTTLNDESKLSVLTIQTLRRLNDLGHMVMIVTGRPYRNSKAIYRQIGIDSPMVNFNGALCHFPGNDHWLPYYHEELDREIAFELFNHQDELDISLLIAEGKEHLYTTSAQLPDSPFYPIDQLKISRLSRESLTYNPTALSIFCDDAKQETIETELMKRYGDTISVRTWGGILPVLEVVRAGINKAVGVQRVADFYHIPQDCILAFGDENNDYEMIQYAGLGVAMANATDEIKSIADTQTERTNDEDGLAHFLLDYFDITL; this is encoded by the coding sequence ATGAAAAGACATCTAATTGCGATTGACTTGGATGGAACGACGTTGAATGATGAATCGAAATTGAGTGTGCTGACTATTCAGACCTTGCGCCGTTTGAATGACCTGGGGCATATGGTGATGATTGTGACGGGGCGCCCGTATCGGAACAGTAAGGCTATTTACCGGCAAATTGGCATTGATTCGCCGATGGTCAACTTCAATGGGGCTTTGTGCCACTTTCCTGGCAACGACCACTGGTTACCTTATTACCACGAAGAGCTGGACCGGGAGATTGCTTTTGAACTCTTTAATCATCAAGATGAGCTGGACATCAGCCTTCTCATTGCCGAAGGTAAGGAGCACCTGTACACCACCTCAGCCCAACTGCCTGACAGCCCCTTCTACCCTATCGATCAACTCAAAATATCGCGCCTCTCGCGTGAGTCACTGACCTATAACCCCACTGCCCTGTCAATTTTCTGTGACGATGCCAAGCAAGAAACCATCGAAACCGAGCTCATGAAGCGCTACGGCGACACGATTTCCGTGCGGACCTGGGGTGGCATCTTGCCCGTCTTGGAAGTGGTGCGGGCCGGCATTAACAAGGCCGTCGGCGTCCAGCGCGTTGCGGACTTCTACCACATTCCGCAAGACTGTATTCTCGCTTTTGGCGATGAGAATAATGACTACGAAATGATTCAATACGCCGGTCTAGGCGTGGCCATGGCCAATGCGACTGACGAAATCAAAAGCATTGCTGACACGCAAACCGAGCGCACCAATGATGAAGATGGCCTAGCGCATTTCTTGCTGGATTACTTCGACATTACCTTATAG